A single region of the Lotus japonicus ecotype B-129 chromosome 4, LjGifu_v1.2 genome encodes:
- the LOC130712429 gene encoding B3 domain-containing protein At2g24670-like, with amino-acid sequence MRDKKEVWKLVKSVSNYETRQMLSSKPFKPSEKKELWKLVNSITNWETLQKFSSKPFKPGFLDMVLSEDSEHTAQFYSEEELTQIKKLKSQLGLGGGTSKTVEKNQNQRVIRESDDQETYSHSHSHSQVEATKAKNNLRVNRKRPRIPIQEMVLDDEEEDEAVLAKPAKKKSRKKIASENVQELPVEIRNRIAELNGTNIQFLMSKKLYNTDVKANNNRLSMPENSIKCEFLTEAEKKSTAEQQGVDVTVLDPGLREHSLVLKKWKMNSVFVYNLIKNWNKVVSENHFQKDHELQIWSFRVNTKLYFVLNKV; translated from the coding sequence ATGAGGGACAAGAAAGAAGTATGGAAACTGGTGAAAAGTGTTTCAAACTATGAAACACGTCAAATGCTGTCTTCCAAACCCTTCAAGCCTTCGGAGAAGAAAGAACTATGGAAACTGGTGAACAGCATCACAAACTGGGAGACACTTCAGAAGTTCTCTTCCAAACCCTTCAAGCCTGGCTTTCTTGACATGGTATTATCAGAGGATTCAGAGCATACAGCACAGTTTTACAGTGAAGAAGAATTGACTCAGATCAAGAAATTGAAATCCCAGCTTGGATTGGGAGGAGGAACTTCAAAGACTGtagagaaaaatcagaatcagagggTGATCAGAGAAAGTGATGATCAAGAAACGTACtcacattcacattcacattcacaGGTTGAAGCGACAAAGGCAAAGAATAATCTGAGGGTGAATAGAAAAAGGCCCAGAATTCCAATTCAAGAAATGGTtcttgatgatgaagaagaggatgaaGCAGTACTCGCCAAACCCGCAaagaagaaatcaagaaagaagaTTGCTTCAGAGAATGTGCAAGAGTTGCCTGTAGAAATCAGGAACAGGATTGCAGAGCTGAATGGTACCAATATACAATTTCTCATGAGCAAGAAACTCTACAACACTGACGTCAAGGCGAATAACAATCGTCTGTCTATGCCGGAAAATAGTATCAAGTGTGAGTTCCTCACTGAAGCTGAGAAAAAAAGCACTGCTGAACAGCAAGGTGTGGATGTGACTGTGTTGGACCCAGGTCTCAGAGAACACTCTTTGGTCTTGAAGAAGTGGAAGATGAACAGTGTCTTCGTCTACAATCTGATCAAGAATTGGAACAAGGTTGTATCTGAGAATCAtttccaaaaagaccatgaacTCCAAATTTGGTCTTTTAGGGTCAATACCAAACTCTACTTTGTACTCAACAAAGTCTGA